TTCGTCTTTGTTTAGAACAAAAAAAATCAAAATGTTCATCAGGGTAATACCTGATGATTTGTTCTGCTAAGTCTTTAGCATAATCGGCTTTAAGTTGAACATTGAGGTTAAAGCTTTTAAGATATTCTGCGGTTTTATCGCCAACGCAAAACACATTGTTAATTTTTATGTTTTGAGCCATAGCCAATCGCACTGCATTTTGACTGGTAAAAACGCCATTTTTAAAATGTGTTGGCAAATCAGGATATAAAGCTTTAATTTGAACCGCATTGTATTCGACCAAGCTAATATCAGCGACAAACAAATGTCGCTTTTGAATGGGATTTAAAATTTTAGTAGATAACACAAGTGGCATAACGGCTATAGAATTTCTCTTAATTCATCCATCAATTGATTGCCACCTTGGTTTAATATGTCTTTGGCACAGATTTTCCCAAAGCCTTTGTGATCAGAAATTTTGCATTTCTTTTCAATATAAAAACGCTGCTTACCATCAAGACTCAAAAGAACACCTTCAAAATGAATATCATCAGCTTTGATTTGAGCTAAAGCCCCAATAGGTGCTGTGCATCCACCTTCTAAAGTCCTTAAAAATGAGCGTTCTATATTTACGCAAATATTTGTTTTTTCGTCATTAAGTGGTTTAATTGCATTTGATATTTTAGGCTGATTTCCTCTACAAACCACGAGCATTGCTCCTTGAGCTGGTGCAGGAATCATCCAATCTAATATTTCACTATTTTCTGATGTAAATTGAATACGCTCTAAACCTGCAGCAGACAAAAATGGTCGCATCCCAGTTGTTGTCTTCCAACTTTTGAAGTCTGGTATTAACGTTCCCCCTGAGGTTACTCACTTTATGATTGGGATAGCGGTTAAGCCATTGGGCTTTTCGCCTTAAACTTCCTGTAGCAATGTGCCCTGTTTGTTTTAAAAAATCCAATCCTTTGTGAATCAAAATATCATAAGGATTGGCACGCTTCAAAACTGTCGCTTCAATGAGGGTTTTGGGTAATTGAGTAGGCACATCTTTCATAGAATGCACGGCCAAATCGATGTCGCCTTTGATAAGTGCTACATCTAAGCTTTTGGTAAAAATGCCCGTGATGCCCATTTCATAAAGTGGCACATCCAAATTTAAATCACCACTTGATTTGACGGGATGCAAAATACTGTTCACGCCGTTATCTTCCAATTGCTTCTGAACTGTTTTAGCTTGCCACAAAGCCAATTCGCTATCTCGAGTTCCAATGATAAGTGGTTTCATCAAATATTTTTCTGAATAAATTCAAAAATAGAAATTTTAATGCTTAAATGGGTTTTTAAATGATAAGATTAATCATTATCCGAATTTTTTTAACCCCATTAAGAAGTCAAGGTGCATTGAGTTTTATACTTACAGCTTAATCTCAAAATATTTAAAAATGCGAGACTAAAAACTACAAGCTAATCCCTATTTTTACATTTTAAATCAAACATCCAATTCTTATGTCTCAACCTTCAAAAATATGGTTATCTTCTCCACACATGGGAGGTCATGAACAAGACTTCATCAATGAAGCTTTTGAAGCTAACTGGATTGCTCCGCTTGGTCCAAATGTCAATGGTTTTGAAAACGATCTTAAAACCTACTTAAAAACGGATAAACAAGTTGCGACTTTAAGTAGCGGAACAGCGACCATACATTTAGCTTTAGTGCAACTCGGGGTTTCCCATGGCGATGAAGTTATTTGCCAAAGTTTTACCTTTTGCGGTTCTATAAATCCGATTGTGTATCAAGGTGCAAGGCCTATTTTAGTAGATAGTGAACCAAACTCTTGGAATATCTGCCCTAAAGCACTTGAAGAAGCCATTAAAGACAGAATTCAAAAACGTAAAAAACCTAAAGCCATTATTGCGGTTCACTTGTATGGAATGCCATATCAAGTTGAACAGGTCAATGCAATTGCAAAACAATATGATATTCCTATAATTGAAGATGCTGCAGAAGCCTTAGGATCAACCTACAACAATCAAAACTGTGGCACATTTGGTGACTTTGCCGCTTTGTCATTTAATGGAAATAAAATTATAACGACCAGCGGTGGAGGTGCTTTGGTTTGTAAAAATCAATCTTCAAAAGAGAAAACCGTTTTCTATGCCACACAAGCCCGAGACAATGCTGAACACTATCAACATACCGAAATTGGCTATAATTATAGAATGAGTAATATTGTTGCAGGAATCGGTCGAGGACAAATGCAGGTTTTAGATGAGCACATAGCCTTAAGACGTGAAATGCACCAATTCTATAAAAACATTTTTGAAAATATAAATAGCATTGAAGTCTTTGAAAAAGAAGATAATAAAGTGTTTTCAAATTATTGGTTATCTGCTATTACGATTAACGAAAAAGCAAATTTTACAAGAGAAGATTTGAGATTATTTCTTTTAGAAGACAATATAGAAAGCCGACCTCTTTGGAAACCCATGCACTTACAGCCTGTATTTAAAGATTGTCCTTATTACGGCACAAACGTTGCTGAAAAATTGTTTGACCGTGGCTTATGTTTGCCTTCAGGTTCAAATTTAACTGATAAAGAAAAGTATAGAATAGAAACAAAACTTACAGCTTTTTTAAAATACTATGGACATATTTGATTGTATAAAACACAGACGCTCAGTTTATCCACATCAATTTACCGATGAAGTTATTCCTGATGAAGATATTCAAAAGCTTTTAGAATTAGCCAATTGGGCACCTACGCATCGCAAAACTGAACCTTGGCGATTCAAAGTTTTTAGTGATGATTTTAAAGCTAAAGCGGCTAAATATTTTAAGGATATTTATCTCAAAACATCAGAAAAACCAAAACGTTTTAAGGCTAAAAAAATTGTAGAAAAATTTGATCAATCTAGTCACGTTATAGCAGTTTGTATGCAAAGAGACCCAAAAGAAAGCATCCCAGAATGGGAAGAAATCGCTGCAACAGCCATGGCAGTGCAAAATATGTGGTTGGCTACTTCAAGTTTAAATATTGGGATGTATTGGAGTACGCCAGCATTTAAAAATCATCTCGGCAAACTCGTTTCATTAAATGAAGGGGAAAATTGCTTGGGCTTTTTGTATCTCGGAAAATTTGAAGATAAATTGCCTTTGCTTGAAAGACAATCAAGTATTGATGATAAAACAGATTGGTTAAAATAACAAAACTTCGATATAAATTCCAATAAAATATAGATATTTAATCATTTGTCATGTCGATAGAGCAAAGCATGAGCGTCGAGAAATCGCAGTAGGATGAGATTTCTCCTCATTCTTCGTTTTATTCCGAAAACTCAATCAATTTAGCGATTTATATCTCTAAACTTGCTTTTTTAATGATAAATGCTATCCCATGATATTGTAACCACCATCCACATGTCTAATCTCGCCTGTAATTCGCATATCTGGTACGAGTAAATGAGCTACTTCATAAGCTAAATCTTGAGGATGAGCATTGCCAAGAGGACTTTTTTGCCCTGCAAATTCCACATCAGAAGAGTTAAGGGTTGCAGTTCCAGCCTTGCTACCAAGATAAGGTGAAAATCTAACACAATTGACTCGTGTGCCATTTTGACGACCAAGTTCGTCTGCTAACTCAATGGTAATACGCTCTAAAGCGGCTTTAGCAATACTGATATTTCGATAAGGATGGAATGTAACTTTTTGAGCGACGATATAGCTCAGCGAACAAATTGACGATCCAGGGTTCAATAAATCAAATGCCTTCAAATTTGCTATTAGACTAACCAATGAAAAAGCTGAAACCTGCATAGTTTCACAGAATTCATCAAAATTGACTTCAAGTAAAGGTTTTACTTTTTTGTTTCTGATGGTTTTGTCCATAGCTATGGCGTGAAGCAAGCCATCTACGGGTTGATTTTTATCTTTTAATTTTTGGCAAAAATCGTTTATGCTTTCAGGAAGGGTAACATCTAAAATATGAGTTTCAACATCTTTGCCTAATTCGGCTTCTACACTATCTTCAAAATGCTGATAACTCTGATTTAAAAATGCTTGAGCACGCTCCGATAAATTTTTATGAAAAGAACTCACGCCAAGACCAGTACAAATCACTTTTCCCTTGTTTTTAATAATTTCTTTAGCCACATACATAGCAAGAGAATGCTTATCGGCAATGCCAGTGATAATGTAGGTTTTTCCTTTAAACATAGTTTTGTTTTTACCATTTATAAAGCGCAGTTCCCCAAGTCCAACCTGCACCAACAGCAGCAAAAATAAGGTAGTCGCCTTTTTTGAATTTTCCAGCTTTATGAGTTTCATCTAAAACCAAGGGAATTGTTGCTCCAGAGGTATTGGCATACTTATCCATATTGGTTGTTACGCGTTCAAAAGGTAATCCTATGGTTTTAGCAATGCTTTTAAGAATTCCTATACTCGGTTGGTGAGGTATCATATACTGAATTTGATCAATGCTAATTAGATTGCGTTTAAGAATATTTTTAATAGATTTAGGCACGACTTTGATTGCCGTATCAAAGACTTCTTTACCATTCATTTGAAAGTAATGTTGCTTGTTTTTTAAACTATCTGACGAAGCTGGTTGCTCAGAACCACCACCAGGAATAGTGAAATGCTCTTTGCCACGACCATCAGAATGCATATCAAAATCGATGAAGCCTTTGTCTTTATCAGTTGTTTGGCTAAGCACTAAGGCACCAGCACCATCGCCAAAAAACACAGAATCTCGACGCTCCCAATCGGTAATGGTTGAAAAAGTATCTGCACCAATAACCAAAACGTTGTTATAACGTCCCGTTTTGATAAACTCATGAGCCACAGCAATTGTAAATAAAGCTCCCGAACAAACAGCGACAACATCAAATGCTACAGCTTGGTAAGCTTTTATTTTGTCTTGAACAAAACAGGCACATGAAGGTGCTTGTCTATCTGGTGTGGTTGTTGCTACCACAATCATATCAATATCTCCGACTTGAAGACCAGCGTTTTCAATAGCATTTAATCCTGCTTTAGCGACTAAATCAGAGGTCGTTTCGTTTTCGACTACGTGTCTTTCTTTGATGCCCAGATTTTTATATATCCATTCGTCGTTAGAACCGACTTTTTCAAAAAATGAATTTGGAATGATTTTATCTGGAGTGTATGACCCTGTTCCGCTGATGAAAACGTTTACGCTCATTATAAAAATAATTAATAAATTAACTTTCAAAGTTATAAAAAATTTGTTTTGTGAAGTTATATTTGATATTATTTATGTCTTTGAAATTGAAATTTATCAAAATGAAAATAATGTAAGCGTTTACATTAATTTTTTAAGGATTGTATTAAATTTTTTTACATATATTCACAATCGTATTGTTAAACCTAACAAAATTATTTCTTAAAAAACTATCAATATGAATGATTTATCTATCATCGACATCAGTGTAATTGTGATTTATTTGGTTGGCATCATTATCTATGGGATTAGCAAATCAAAGCGTAGTGGTTCCGAAGACTATTTTTTAAGGGGTCGCACAATGACTTGGCCTATTGTAGGTATAGCCTTGTTTTCTGCAAACATATCCAGTTCAACTTTGGTTGGTTTAGCTTCTGATGCATACCAAACTAATGTTCATGTGTATAACTACGAGTGGATGGCGGTCATAATTTTAATATTTTTTTCAATATTTTTTCTACCGTTTTATTTACGCTCAAAGGTTTACACAATGCCAGAGTTTTTAGAACGTCGCTACGATAGACGTTCGCGCTATTATTTTTCGATGATAACAGTGATTGGTAACATTTTAGTTGATACCATGACTGGTCTTTATGTAGGAAAAATCGTTTTATCTCTATTATTTCCTGACATTAGTTCAACCATAATTCTCGTGATTTTGGCAGTTGCTGCTGCGACTTATACAATTCCTGGTGGTTTGAATTCCGTGATACAAACCGAGGTTATTCAAGCTGTTTTATTGATTATAGGCTCTTGTTTAATTACTTATTTTGCATTTGACCAACTTGGTGGAGGCTGGGATGCTATGATGACTGCCGTTGACGGTTTATTACAATCTGGTGATATTGATTTTTCTGAACGTGCAGCGGCTGGTAAATACATTCCGCAAACTTCAGATCAGGTTTTTAGTTTAGTTCGACCATTGAATGATGAGTTTATGCCGTGGTGGGGTTTGCTTACTGGCGTGCCATTGCTTGGATTTTATTTTTGGGCTAACAATCAATTTATGGTTCAGCGTGTTCTTGGGGCAAAAGACCTTAATCATGGTCGATGGGGTGCTTTGTTTGCCGGACTTTTAAAACTTCCTGTGATTTTAATTATGGTTGTTCCTGGTGTTTTAGCCTTGATTTTGTTTCATAATCTTGATATTTCAGAATTACATTATGTGTTGACAGACGGAAGTATTTGTAATGATTTAGCAAATTGTCCTAATTTGACTTATCCTGTTTTGCTTTTTAAGTTGCTCCCAACTGGTATTTTAGGCTTGGTGGTTGCAGGCTTGATGGCCGCTATGATGTCGTCGGTATCGGCTACTTTTAATTCAGCATCAACTTTGGTAACGATGGATTTTATCAGAAATATAAAACCTGATTTTACCAGTAAGCAATTAGTAAAAGCTGGACAAATCACTACTGTTATTTTGGTTGTTTTGGCTATTGCATGGGTGCCATTTATCGAGCGTGTTAGTGATTCGTTGTGGACATACCTACAATTGGTCATTGCCTATACCAGTCCGCCAGCTGTAGCGACCTTTATCTTGGGTTTGTTTTGGAAACGAGCAAATGCTAACGGATCTATTGTGAGTTTGATCACAGGATTTTTGTTAGCCTTATTTGCTATTTTATCTCAAGTTTTTGGTTGGGTGCCGTTCATCAATGATTTGCATTTCTTGGCTATTGCTACGTGGTTGTTTATAATTTCAATAATTATCCATACGGTTGTGAGTCTTGCTACAGCACCGCCACCACAACAACAAATAGATGAATATACGTATAAACGTTCAATCTTTAAAACTGAAACCGAAGAACTTAAATCCGTAAAATGGTATCATAATTTTAGGATTTTGGCTGTTATTTTATTAGTTGTTACCGCTATAGTTGTAATCAGTTTTTGGTAAAATTAAATACTATGCAAAATAGATTTCAAATTTTAATACTTGTTTTTTTATTTATGTCTTGTCAAGATAAAACAACATTAGATATTTTAAAAGTAAATGTCAAACAAACGCTTTCGTCTTTAGAGCAAGATGAAGATACCGACAGAGATAAAAAAATCACCAAAGAAGATACGGGAGATAAATCTTATACCATCAAAACCATTGATGGTCAAAAGGTTTTGATAGAAAGCACCTATTATTTATCAAATCTTTTGCAAGAATTGGCGACGGCTAAAAATAAAGGTCAAGACATTGTAGAAATTCCGCTGAGTCGCATCAAAGAAAAACCTGCAGAGCGTCTATCGCGTTTGATTAAAACCAGATACTGGAACAATTTAACAAGACGTGTGGATAAATCAGGGCTTGAACGCATATTGACTGACAGCAAAGCTTCTGATAGCTTAATACGCAGGCTTTATGTCCCTGCTACAGATTCGATAGGAATTGACTATTTCAAAAATATTGAAAGCGAATTTGAGCGTTTTAAAGTTGTGGTTTTACCCCAAAATATTTCGCCTGAATATGTCAAATCTATCAACGACAAGCCTGGAATTTTAAGCCTAAAAATTAAAGATAACAAAGGCGTTCCTTTTGTCGTTCCTGGCGGTCGTTTTAACGAAATGTATGGTTGGGATTCTTATTTTGAAAGCGTTGGTCTAAATCTTGACGGGCGACAAGATTTGTCAAAAGCCATGATTGAAAATTTCGCCTATGAAATAAAACACTACGGCAAAATTTTGAATGCCAATCGCGACTACTATCTCACCCGAAGTCAACCGCCTTTTATGACGTCTTTTATTAGAGAAACCTACGAAAGTACAAACGAAAAAGACAGTTTATGGTTAAAAGAAATGACACGGGCGACAATGCAAGAATACTTTGAAGTTTGGATGGAAAAAGGTAAAAAGTTAACTCAAAACGGGCTAAATCGTTATTATGCGGAAGGCATCGGTATTCCACCAGAAACGGAGCCAGGTCATTTTGATGAGCAACTTGAAATGTATGCTGAAAAATATGATATGTCTTTAAAAGAGTTTACTGAGGCTTATCAAAATGGAAATTTGCCTGCTCGTGAAAACTTAAAAACCGATTTGAACTTGCCTAGTTTAGACGAATACTTTTTGCACGACCGCAGTCTAAGAGAAAGCGGTCACGACACCACTTGGCGTCTCGATGGTGTTTGTGCCGATTTGAATACCGTGGCTTTAAACAGTTTGCTTTATAAATATGAAACTGATTTTGCTTACCTTATCAAAACTTATTTTAATAATTCATTCACTTATGGCAATCAAACTTTTGAGGCTAAATATTGGTTAGATAAAGCTAAAGATAGAAAACAACTTGTAAACGAATTGCTTTGGAATGAAAAAGATAAAGTGTTTTACGACTATAACTTTGAAACCCAAGAACCTTTGGTTTATGAATCTGCAACTAACTATTATCCACTTTGGGCAAAATTAGCTACAAAAGAACAAGCGGAACATCTTAAAAACAGTTTGCTTAAAACCCTAAAAGCAAGATGTGGCATTTTAGCTTCGTCAAAAGCTTCAGTTGAGCGTTACGCCACAAGCGATGTAGCACGCCAATGGGATTATCCAAACGGTTGGGCTCCGCATCAAATGTTGATGTGGAAAGGTTTGATGAATTACGGCTATGATGAAGAAGCCCAAGAATTGATTTACCGCTGGTTATGGTTGATTACCAAAAATCTTGCCGATTATAATGGCACTATACCTGAAAAATATGATGTGGTAAATTGCACTCATAAAGTTTACGCTGAATATGGCAATGTTGGTACAAAGTTTAACTACATCACACCATCTGGTTTTGGTTGGATGAATGCGTCTTATCAATACGGCTTGCATTTGTTAAAAGCAGATTTAAGAGACAAGCTCAATGACTTGGTTGAACCGGAAATATTGTTTTGATAGTTTAAATTCAAAAACTACTTGATGTTTTTAAGTTTTAACCCGAATTATTCAATAAGAAATTTACTATTGAATAATGACAAAAAATGCTGTAGTGAAACATTTTATTTTTTATTTTTTATCGGGTTGTTTACCCAAACCTTTTTCTTTATTTCTCTTTTTCATTTGCTCGCCAAGTTGACTTGATGCTGTAAAAGAAGCAATCATATTGTTGAGCATTTCAGCGCCAGCTTGAGGTGAGTTTGGCAATAAAATTAAATTGGTGTCTGTTTCTTCTCCAATAGATTGCAAGGTGTCGTAGTGTTGTGTTACTACAATAAGTGCGGATGCTTCTTGAGAATTAATACCCACATTGTTAAGCACATCAACACTTTCTTCAAGACCACGTGCTATTTCTCTTCTTTGGTCAGCTATTCCTTGACCTTGAAGGCGTTTACTTTCGGCTTCGGCTCTTGCTTTAGCAACAATTTTGATACGTTCAGCTTCGGCTTCAAACTCAGCGACAACTTTTTCTCGCTCTGAAGCGTTAATACGATTCATAGCCTGTTTAACTTGTTCATCAGGGTCAATATCTGTAACGAGGGTTTTGATGATATCATAACCATAATCTAGCATGGCTTCGTTCAGTTCGCCTTTTACAGCAATGGCAATATCATCTTTGCGTTCAAAAACTTCATCTAACTTCATCTTTGGCACCTCAGCCCTTACAACATCAAATACATAAGAGGTGATTTGTGCTCGTGGGCTTTCTAGTTTATAAAATGCATCATAAACTTTGTCTTTCATCACTTTGTATTGTACGGAGACTTTTAGTTTTACAAATACATCGTCTTTGGTTTTGGTTTCAACTAAAACATCTAATTGTTGAACTTTTAGATTTATACGCCCAACAACTGAATCAACCAAAGGTATTTTTAATTGTAAACCCGAACTTCTTACACTATTAAATTTTCCAAGTCGTTCTACTATTCCAGAGGTTTGCTGTTTAACAATAAAAAAGGTTTTAAAAAGCAAAAAAACAACAAAAATGAGAAGTATGTAATCTGTGATAAAATTCATAACTAAAGATATATATGATAAATATAGAACATTTTTTTTATTCATTAATTAATATCACATGATTTAATCGATATTTTTTTTTAAAATCTAAATTTGTTATAAATTTTGCAAACACAATAGGAAGAAAGAGAAAATACATCCTATAGATTAACGTGAGTTCGATTTATTGAAATCTGTAAATCAGATGATTACATCTTTTTGTTAGCAAATTTTGTCATTTCGAACGAAGAATCATGAGTAATCTCATCCACCTGAGATGTCTCGTCGCTCATGCTTCGCTCTATCGACATGACAAATGATCAAATATCTGTATTTTATATGAATATATTTTATTGGAATTTATATCGAACTCACGTTAGATGAGTAAAATAAAAATATTAGTTTAAAATATCTCTTTTTTAAAAGTTATTGGGTATTATCTAAATGATTGCTTTTTTAACTTAATTTCAAAAGTTGTTCCTTTTCCTAATTCGCTAAAAAGGACTTTAATTTTTCCGTTATGATAGTCTTCTATAATCCGTTTGGCTAAAGAAAGTCCTAAACCCCAACCTCGTTTTTTTGTTGTGAAGCCTGGTTTAAAAATAGTTTTAAAATGATTTAGAGATATTCCTTTTCCAGAGTCTTTGACTAAAATTCTAACCCAATTTCCACTTCTTACGATTTCAATTTTTAATTCACCTTTGCCTTTCATCGCATCGATGGCATTTTTAACTAAATTTTCAATTGTCCAGCTGTAGAGAGGCTTGTTGAGCATAACATAAGTAGGCTCTTTGGGCATATCAATTGAGAAAGTTATCAGGTTAGAAGAACGATTTTTTAGATAATCAAAAGTGCTTTGTGTAACTTCAATAATATCTGTTTTTTCTAAATTTACTTTTGATCCAACTTTTGAAAAGCGCTCGGCAATTGTTTGCAAACGA
This genomic window from Flavobacterium sp. CS20 contains:
- a CDS encoding uroporphyrinogen-III synthase, which codes for MPLVLSTKILNPIQKRHLFVADISLVEYNAVQIKALYPDLPTHFKNGVFTSQNAVRLAMAQNIKINNVFCVGDKTAEYLKSFNLNVQLKADYAKDLAEQIIRYYPDEHFDFFCSKQRRNDLPDILSKHNVSLKEYHLYDSVCHLKTFLNTFDAVLCFSPLGVKSYYEIHNQKPIAICIGKTTAKVAEYYTKEVYQASKTSVDSVILKAIKTLT
- a CDS encoding DegT/DnrJ/EryC1/StrS aminotransferase family protein; its protein translation is MSQPSKIWLSSPHMGGHEQDFINEAFEANWIAPLGPNVNGFENDLKTYLKTDKQVATLSSGTATIHLALVQLGVSHGDEVICQSFTFCGSINPIVYQGARPILVDSEPNSWNICPKALEEAIKDRIQKRKKPKAIIAVHLYGMPYQVEQVNAIAKQYDIPIIEDAAEALGSTYNNQNCGTFGDFAALSFNGNKIITTSGGGALVCKNQSSKEKTVFYATQARDNAEHYQHTEIGYNYRMSNIVAGIGRGQMQVLDEHIALRREMHQFYKNIFENINSIEVFEKEDNKVFSNYWLSAITINEKANFTREDLRLFLLEDNIESRPLWKPMHLQPVFKDCPYYGTNVAEKLFDRGLCLPSGSNLTDKEKYRIETKLTAFLKYYGHI
- a CDS encoding nitroreductase, encoding MDIFDCIKHRRSVYPHQFTDEVIPDEDIQKLLELANWAPTHRKTEPWRFKVFSDDFKAKAAKYFKDIYLKTSEKPKRFKAKKIVEKFDQSSHVIAVCMQRDPKESIPEWEEIAATAMAVQNMWLATSSLNIGMYWSTPAFKNHLGKLVSLNEGENCLGFLYLGKFEDKLPLLERQSSIDDKTDWLK
- a CDS encoding SDR family oxidoreductase; translation: MFKGKTYIITGIADKHSLAMYVAKEIIKNKGKVICTGLGVSSFHKNLSERAQAFLNQSYQHFEDSVEAELGKDVETHILDVTLPESINDFCQKLKDKNQPVDGLLHAIAMDKTIRNKKVKPLLEVNFDEFCETMQVSAFSLVSLIANLKAFDLLNPGSSICSLSYIVAQKVTFHPYRNISIAKAALERITIELADELGRQNGTRVNCVRFSPYLGSKAGTATLNSSDVEFAGQKSPLGNAHPQDLAYEVAHLLVPDMRITGEIRHVDGGYNIMG
- a CDS encoding 3-oxoacyl-ACP synthase III family protein; the protein is MSVNVFISGTGSYTPDKIIPNSFFEKVGSNDEWIYKNLGIKERHVVENETTSDLVAKAGLNAIENAGLQVGDIDMIVVATTTPDRQAPSCACFVQDKIKAYQAVAFDVVAVCSGALFTIAVAHEFIKTGRYNNVLVIGADTFSTITDWERRDSVFFGDGAGALVLSQTTDKDKGFIDFDMHSDGRGKEHFTIPGGGSEQPASSDSLKNKQHYFQMNGKEVFDTAIKVVPKSIKNILKRNLISIDQIQYMIPHQPSIGILKSIAKTIGLPFERVTTNMDKYANTSGATIPLVLDETHKAGKFKKGDYLIFAAVGAGWTWGTALYKW
- a CDS encoding sodium:solute symporter, giving the protein MNDLSIIDISVIVIYLVGIIIYGISKSKRSGSEDYFLRGRTMTWPIVGIALFSANISSSTLVGLASDAYQTNVHVYNYEWMAVIILIFFSIFFLPFYLRSKVYTMPEFLERRYDRRSRYYFSMITVIGNILVDTMTGLYVGKIVLSLLFPDISSTIILVILAVAAATYTIPGGLNSVIQTEVIQAVLLIIGSCLITYFAFDQLGGGWDAMMTAVDGLLQSGDIDFSERAAAGKYIPQTSDQVFSLVRPLNDEFMPWWGLLTGVPLLGFYFWANNQFMVQRVLGAKDLNHGRWGALFAGLLKLPVILIMVVPGVLALILFHNLDISELHYVLTDGSICNDLANCPNLTYPVLLFKLLPTGILGLVVAGLMAAMMSSVSATFNSASTLVTMDFIRNIKPDFTSKQLVKAGQITTVILVVLAIAWVPFIERVSDSLWTYLQLVIAYTSPPAVATFILGLFWKRANANGSIVSLITGFLLALFAILSQVFGWVPFINDLHFLAIATWLFIISIIIHTVVSLATAPPPQQQIDEYTYKRSIFKTETEELKSVKWYHNFRILAVILLVVTAIVVISFW
- a CDS encoding trehalase family glycosidase; its protein translation is MQNRFQILILVFLFMSCQDKTTLDILKVNVKQTLSSLEQDEDTDRDKKITKEDTGDKSYTIKTIDGQKVLIESTYYLSNLLQELATAKNKGQDIVEIPLSRIKEKPAERLSRLIKTRYWNNLTRRVDKSGLERILTDSKASDSLIRRLYVPATDSIGIDYFKNIESEFERFKVVVLPQNISPEYVKSINDKPGILSLKIKDNKGVPFVVPGGRFNEMYGWDSYFESVGLNLDGRQDLSKAMIENFAYEIKHYGKILNANRDYYLTRSQPPFMTSFIRETYESTNEKDSLWLKEMTRATMQEYFEVWMEKGKKLTQNGLNRYYAEGIGIPPETEPGHFDEQLEMYAEKYDMSLKEFTEAYQNGNLPARENLKTDLNLPSLDEYFLHDRSLRESGHDTTWRLDGVCADLNTVALNSLLYKYETDFAYLIKTYFNNSFTYGNQTFEAKYWLDKAKDRKQLVNELLWNEKDKVFYDYNFETQEPLVYESATNYYPLWAKLATKEQAEHLKNSLLKTLKARCGILASSKASVERYATSDVARQWDYPNGWAPHQMLMWKGLMNYGYDEEAQELIYRWLWLITKNLADYNGTIPEKYDVVNCTHKVYAEYGNVGTKFNYITPSGFGWMNASYQYGLHLLKADLRDKLNDLVEPEILF
- a CDS encoding SPFH domain-containing protein, whose protein sequence is MNFITDYILLIFVVFLLFKTFFIVKQQTSGIVERLGKFNSVRSSGLQLKIPLVDSVVGRINLKVQQLDVLVETKTKDDVFVKLKVSVQYKVMKDKVYDAFYKLESPRAQITSYVFDVVRAEVPKMKLDEVFERKDDIAIAVKGELNEAMLDYGYDIIKTLVTDIDPDEQVKQAMNRINASEREKVVAEFEAEAERIKIVAKARAEAESKRLQGQGIADQRREIARGLEESVDVLNNVGINSQEASALIVVTQHYDTLQSIGEETDTNLILLPNSPQAGAEMLNNMIASFTASSQLGEQMKKRNKEKGLGKQPDKK